One Natator depressus isolate rNatDep1 chromosome 3, rNatDep2.hap1, whole genome shotgun sequence DNA segment encodes these proteins:
- the CENPO gene encoding centromere protein O isoform X1: MEEATAYLRDGVLSHLEKLEAHARKLALKQEETQRQQENLVRLRARIQELRLQRDELQTKVNLQQVGLIRQEGATSSNVESVQGAETGGQALLKWKVENVKAMLQAFHLTGISGKLTKQGVCFCISTAYEGTYLDSYYLDLLIQQPVQIRHHSVPIFIPLEQIAKKYLQTDIKCFLAMLSDHLNAYAGRKYQADQLQDHFSAFLEGTLQRNSLHNVLFFNYDVETESKTFPFRAKLVYGNLTRSLPTEAIITCKAGDVSASLVEKTAAHSNLFCHTALHKAFDSFKRAAESLDQSIILDEGFNKTVLFFANTCPSRP, translated from the exons ATGGAAGAGGCAACAGCTTACCTGAGAGATG GGGTCCTATCCCATCTGGAAAAGCTGGAAGCTCATGCACGGAAACTAGCACTGAAGCAAGAAGAAACTCAACGGCAGCAGGAGAATTTGGTCAGGCTGAGAGCAAGAATCCAGGAGCTGAGACTCCAAAGAGATGAACTCCAGACCAAAGTGAACCTGCAGCAAGTTGGG CTCATCAGGCAGGAAGGAGCTACCAGCAGTAATGTAGAGTCCGTCCAAGGAGCGGAGACCGGAGGGCAAGCTCTTCTAAAATGGAAAGTGGAAAATGTGAAGGCCATGCTGCAAGCCTTTCATCTGACAG GGATTAGTGGGAAATTGACCAAACAAGGAGTCTGTTTCTGCATCAGCACTGCTTATGAAGGCACCTACCTGGACTCCTACTACCTCGACCTCCTCATACAGCAACCAGTCCAGATTCGTCACCACTCTGTCCCCATCTTCATCCCCTTGGAGCAAATAGCCAAGAAGTACTTGCAGACCGACATCAAATGTTTCCTGGCTATGTTGTCTGATCACCTGAATGCTTATGCTGGAAGGAAATACCAGGCAGATCAGTTACAG GACCATTTTTCAGCCTTTCTCGAAGGAACCTTGCAGAGAAACTCCTTGCATAATGTATTGTTCTTTAATTATGATGTGGAAACAGAAAGCAAGACCTTTCCATTCAGAGCAAAGCTGGTTTACGGCAATCTCACCCGTAGTCTTCCAACTGAGGCCATTATTACATGTAAAG CAGGGGATGTTTCTGCCTCTCTGGTGGAGAAGACAGCAGCTCATTCAAACTTATTCTGCCACACAGCTCTGCACAAAGCCTTTGATTCCTTCAAAAGAGCAGCAGAAAGTCTGGATCAATCGAT AATATTGGATGAAGGCTTTAATAAAACAGTCTTGTTCTTTGCCAATACCTGTCCATCTCGTCCTTAA
- the CENPO gene encoding centromere protein O isoform X2: MEEATAYLRDGVLSHLEKLEAHARKLALKQEETQRQQENLVRLRARIQELRLQRDELQTKVNLQQVGLIRQEGATSSNVESVQGAETGGQALLKWKVENVKAMLQAFHLTGISGKLTKQGVCFCISTAYEGTYLDSYYLDLLIQQPVQIRHHSVPIFIPLEQIAKKYLQTDIKCFLAMLSDHLNAYAGRKYQADQLQDHFSAFLEGTLQRNSLHNVLFFNYDVETESKTFPFRAKLVYGNLTRSLPTEAIITCKGDVSASLVEKTAAHSNLFCHTALHKAFDSFKRAAESLDQSIILDEGFNKTVLFFANTCPSRP; the protein is encoded by the exons ATGGAAGAGGCAACAGCTTACCTGAGAGATG GGGTCCTATCCCATCTGGAAAAGCTGGAAGCTCATGCACGGAAACTAGCACTGAAGCAAGAAGAAACTCAACGGCAGCAGGAGAATTTGGTCAGGCTGAGAGCAAGAATCCAGGAGCTGAGACTCCAAAGAGATGAACTCCAGACCAAAGTGAACCTGCAGCAAGTTGGG CTCATCAGGCAGGAAGGAGCTACCAGCAGTAATGTAGAGTCCGTCCAAGGAGCGGAGACCGGAGGGCAAGCTCTTCTAAAATGGAAAGTGGAAAATGTGAAGGCCATGCTGCAAGCCTTTCATCTGACAG GGATTAGTGGGAAATTGACCAAACAAGGAGTCTGTTTCTGCATCAGCACTGCTTATGAAGGCACCTACCTGGACTCCTACTACCTCGACCTCCTCATACAGCAACCAGTCCAGATTCGTCACCACTCTGTCCCCATCTTCATCCCCTTGGAGCAAATAGCCAAGAAGTACTTGCAGACCGACATCAAATGTTTCCTGGCTATGTTGTCTGATCACCTGAATGCTTATGCTGGAAGGAAATACCAGGCAGATCAGTTACAG GACCATTTTTCAGCCTTTCTCGAAGGAACCTTGCAGAGAAACTCCTTGCATAATGTATTGTTCTTTAATTATGATGTGGAAACAGAAAGCAAGACCTTTCCATTCAGAGCAAAGCTGGTTTACGGCAATCTCACCCGTAGTCTTCCAACTGAGGCCATTATTACATGTAAAG GGGATGTTTCTGCCTCTCTGGTGGAGAAGACAGCAGCTCATTCAAACTTATTCTGCCACACAGCTCTGCACAAAGCCTTTGATTCCTTCAAAAGAGCAGCAGAAAGTCTGGATCAATCGAT AATATTGGATGAAGGCTTTAATAAAACAGTCTTGTTCTTTGCCAATACCTGTCCATCTCGTCCTTAA
- the CENPO gene encoding centromere protein O isoform X3: MEEATAYLRDGVLSHLEKLEAHARKLALKQEETQRQQENLVRLRARIQELRLQRDELQTKVNLQQVGLIRQEGATSSNVESVQGAETGGQALLKWKVENVKAMLQAFHLTGISGKLTKQGVCFCISTAYEGTYLDSYYLDLLIQQPVQIRHHSVPIFIPLEQIAKKYLQTDIKCFLAMLSDHLNAYAGRKYQADQLQDHFSAFLEGTLQRNSLHNVLFFNYDVETESKTFPFRAKLVYGNLTRSLPTEAIITCKAGDVSASLVEKTAAHSNLFCHTALHKAFDSFKRAAESLDQSMEEEPSNLHL, translated from the exons ATGGAAGAGGCAACAGCTTACCTGAGAGATG GGGTCCTATCCCATCTGGAAAAGCTGGAAGCTCATGCACGGAAACTAGCACTGAAGCAAGAAGAAACTCAACGGCAGCAGGAGAATTTGGTCAGGCTGAGAGCAAGAATCCAGGAGCTGAGACTCCAAAGAGATGAACTCCAGACCAAAGTGAACCTGCAGCAAGTTGGG CTCATCAGGCAGGAAGGAGCTACCAGCAGTAATGTAGAGTCCGTCCAAGGAGCGGAGACCGGAGGGCAAGCTCTTCTAAAATGGAAAGTGGAAAATGTGAAGGCCATGCTGCAAGCCTTTCATCTGACAG GGATTAGTGGGAAATTGACCAAACAAGGAGTCTGTTTCTGCATCAGCACTGCTTATGAAGGCACCTACCTGGACTCCTACTACCTCGACCTCCTCATACAGCAACCAGTCCAGATTCGTCACCACTCTGTCCCCATCTTCATCCCCTTGGAGCAAATAGCCAAGAAGTACTTGCAGACCGACATCAAATGTTTCCTGGCTATGTTGTCTGATCACCTGAATGCTTATGCTGGAAGGAAATACCAGGCAGATCAGTTACAG GACCATTTTTCAGCCTTTCTCGAAGGAACCTTGCAGAGAAACTCCTTGCATAATGTATTGTTCTTTAATTATGATGTGGAAACAGAAAGCAAGACCTTTCCATTCAGAGCAAAGCTGGTTTACGGCAATCTCACCCGTAGTCTTCCAACTGAGGCCATTATTACATGTAAAG CAGGGGATGTTTCTGCCTCTCTGGTGGAGAAGACAGCAGCTCATTCAAACTTATTCTGCCACACAGCTCTGCACAAAGCCTTTGATTCCTTCAAAAGAGCAGCAGAAAGTCTGGATCAATCGAT GGAAGAGGAGCCCTCAAATCTACACCTGTGA
- the PTRHD1 gene encoding putative peptidyl-tRNA hydrolase PTRHD1, which produces MAAPGGSCGRRLVQYVVLRGDLQREPLSWPLGALVAQACHAALAAVHAHYGQADTGAYLAEGGSMRTVVLEALDECALTTLAETLKQHNIDHKVWIEQPENIATCIALRPYPKEEVHQHLKKFRLLK; this is translated from the exons ATGGCGGCGCCCGGAGGTAGCTGCGGGCGACGGCTGGTGCAGTACGTGGTGCTGCGGGGGGACCTGCAGCGGGAGCCGCTCTCGTGGCCGCTGGGGGCCCTGGTGGCTCAGGCCTGCCACGCGGCCCTGGCGGCGGTGCACGCGCACTACGGGCAGGCGGACACCGGGGCCTACCTGGCTGAGGGCGGCAGCATGAGGACCGTGGTGCTGGAG GCCCTGGATGAGTGTGCCTTGACGACGCTAGCTGAGACTCTGAAGCAACACAACATCGATCACAAAGTGTGGATAGAGCAGCCAGAGAACATCGCTACTTGCATCGCACTCAGACCCTACCCCAAAGAGGAAGTGCACCAACATCTGAAGAAGTTCAGATTGCTCAAATGA